A genomic stretch from Actinomadura rubteroloni includes:
- a CDS encoding class I SAM-dependent methyltransferase, with product MLHAEPGASAEEFWEGFYGREDQIFSGNPNGILVREGTALAPGTALDLGCGEGADAIWLARQGWTVTAVDVSATALKRAARDAAAAGVGDRIAWQRHDLAVSFPEGAYDLVSAQFLHSPVEMPREQILRRAAAAVAPGGHLLVAGHAGRPSWDTDHDPALHFPTTGEVLAALALPDEDWQVEVDETVVQELTGPDGQPATRPDNILRIRRGQPAQ from the coding sequence ATGTTGCATGCGGAGCCCGGCGCATCGGCCGAAGAGTTCTGGGAGGGCTTCTACGGCCGCGAGGACCAGATCTTCAGCGGAAACCCGAACGGAATACTCGTCCGGGAGGGGACCGCGCTCGCGCCCGGGACGGCGCTGGACCTCGGCTGTGGAGAAGGAGCCGATGCGATCTGGCTCGCGCGCCAAGGCTGGACGGTCACCGCCGTCGACGTGTCGGCCACCGCCCTGAAGCGGGCCGCCCGGGACGCCGCGGCGGCGGGCGTCGGCGACCGGATCGCATGGCAGCGCCACGACCTGGCGGTCAGCTTCCCCGAGGGCGCCTACGACCTGGTGTCGGCCCAGTTCCTGCACTCGCCGGTCGAGATGCCGCGCGAACAGATCCTGCGGCGAGCCGCCGCAGCGGTGGCGCCCGGCGGACACCTTCTCGTCGCCGGGCACGCCGGACGGCCGTCCTGGGACACCGACCACGACCCGGCGCTGCACTTCCCGACGACCGGCGAAGTCCTGGCAGCCCTCGCTCTGCCGGACGAAGACTGGCAGGTGGAGGTGGACGAGACCGTGGTGCAGGAGCTGACCGGCCCTGACGGGCAGCCGGCGACCCGTCCGGACAACATCTTGAGGATTCGGCGCGGTCAACCTGCGCAGTGA
- a CDS encoding LysR family transcriptional regulator, whose protein sequence is MSDRKSNGSLDLGWLRSFLAVYRTGSVTTAARLVGLSQPTVTTQIKALEDRLGRVLFQRLPRGMAPTPPAHDLAARLAGPMDELEAVVGNGPAERPVPEPPVHLGGPADAVAALVLPALAPLIERGVRLRVTTGLADDLLTALRAGTCDVVVSAVRPRGRTLLARPLMDEEFVLVAAPDRAALLDLGGLVAHGPAALDGVPLVSYAEDLPILRRYWRHVFGIRLNAEPAVVVPDLRAVIAAVAAGAGVSVLPRYLCAAHLDAGTLVTLLDPDDPPINTAFLVERAGAPDRPHIALVRDVLIEAARSW, encoded by the coding sequence GTGAGCGATCGGAAGAGCAATGGGTCCTTGGACCTCGGCTGGCTTCGCTCGTTCCTGGCCGTCTACCGGACGGGATCGGTGACCACTGCGGCCCGGCTCGTCGGGTTGTCCCAGCCCACGGTGACGACACAGATCAAGGCGCTTGAAGACCGCCTCGGTCGCGTCCTGTTCCAGCGCCTCCCGCGCGGGATGGCTCCGACCCCGCCCGCGCACGACCTCGCCGCCCGGCTCGCCGGGCCGATGGACGAACTCGAGGCCGTCGTCGGGAACGGTCCGGCGGAGCGGCCGGTGCCGGAGCCGCCCGTCCATCTGGGCGGCCCCGCAGACGCCGTGGCCGCGCTCGTTCTGCCCGCGCTCGCGCCGCTGATCGAGCGCGGCGTCCGGCTGCGCGTCACCACGGGCCTCGCCGACGACCTGCTGACCGCCTTGCGCGCGGGCACCTGCGACGTCGTCGTCTCCGCCGTCCGGCCGCGCGGCCGGACGCTGCTCGCCCGGCCGCTCATGGACGAGGAGTTCGTCCTCGTCGCCGCTCCGGACCGTGCCGCGCTGTTGGACCTCGGCGGGCTCGTCGCCCACGGACCCGCCGCGCTCGACGGCGTGCCCCTGGTCTCCTACGCCGAGGACCTGCCCATCCTGCGCCGCTACTGGCGGCACGTCTTCGGCATCCGGCTGAACGCCGAGCCCGCCGTGGTGGTCCCGGATCTGCGCGCCGTGATCGCGGCCGTCGCGGCGGGCGCCGGGGTGAGCGTCCTGCCGCGCTATCTCTGTGCCGCGCACCTGGACGCGGGGACGCTCGTCACGCTGCTGGACCCCGACGACCCGCCCATCAACACGGCCTTCCTCGTTGAACGCGCCGGAGCACCGGACCGTCCGCACATTGCGCTCGTCCGCGACGTTCTCATCGAGGCGGCGCGGTCATGGTGA
- a CDS encoding type 1 glutamine amidotransferase domain-containing protein: protein MSKILFVLSGARHWTLKDGTRHPTGFWAEEAVAPYRAFTAAGHEIVFATPDGAVPVVDQASLAAEANGGEDGAKEITAELEAIAGLKNPLCLKDVALADYDAVFYPGGHGPMEDLAANADSGRLLTAALDSGKPLGVVCHAPAALLAARRDDGSSPFAGYAVTAFTNEEEKQAGLADKAPWLLQDRLVELGVDFREGEPWQPNVVVDRNLFTGQNPSSSAPLAAEIVARLR from the coding sequence ATGTCAAAGATCCTTTTCGTCCTGTCCGGAGCACGTCACTGGACGCTCAAGGACGGGACCCGGCACCCGACCGGGTTCTGGGCGGAGGAGGCCGTGGCGCCCTACCGGGCCTTCACCGCTGCCGGCCACGAGATCGTGTTCGCCACCCCGGACGGGGCGGTACCGGTCGTGGACCAGGCGAGCCTCGCCGCCGAGGCCAACGGTGGCGAGGACGGCGCGAAGGAGATCACCGCTGAGTTGGAGGCGATCGCCGGGCTGAAGAACCCACTCTGCCTGAAAGACGTGGCGCTGGCCGACTACGACGCAGTCTTCTACCCTGGCGGCCACGGCCCGATGGAGGACCTCGCCGCCAACGCCGACTCCGGGCGCCTGCTCACTGCGGCCCTGGACTCGGGCAAGCCGCTCGGTGTCGTCTGCCACGCCCCGGCGGCGCTGCTGGCCGCCCGCCGCGACGACGGCTCCTCGCCGTTCGCCGGTTACGCCGTGACCGCCTTCACCAACGAGGAGGAGAAGCAGGCGGGCCTCGCCGACAAGGCGCCCTGGCTGCTCCAGGACCGGCTCGTGGAACTCGGCGTGGACTTTCGCGAAGGCGAACCATGGCAGCCGAACGTGGTGGTCGACCGCAACCTGTTCACCGGGCAGAACCCGTCGTCGTCCGCGCCGCTCGCCGCCGAGATCGTGGCACGGCTGCGCTGA
- a CDS encoding NADP-dependent oxidoreductase, whose amino-acid sequence MPETSREVRLAARPVGEPRPSDFALAEVPVGEPGAGEVLVRNDWMSVDPYMRGRMNDVKSYTPPFKLGAALDGAAVGTVIASESSDVPVGVTVLHGAGWREHAVLPAAHVRVVDTSIAPARAYLGALGMVGLTAYAGLVRIAPVEKGDVVFVSGAAGAVGILAGRIARHLSAARVIGSAGGPDKARRLVEEFGYDAAIDYRTGDLAEQLATAAPDGIDVYFDNVGGDHLQAALSALNTNGRVALCGAISVYNAAEPVPGPDNLALAIGKRLSLRGFIVTDHQNLAVEYAQLAAGWLADGSLNYSETVVDGIDNAVDAFLGLLRGANTGKMLVRLNTSAD is encoded by the coding sequence ATGCCTGAAACCAGTCGCGAGGTTCGCCTTGCCGCCCGTCCGGTGGGGGAGCCCCGTCCATCCGACTTCGCCCTTGCCGAAGTCCCCGTCGGGGAGCCCGGAGCAGGGGAGGTACTCGTCCGCAACGACTGGATGTCGGTGGACCCCTACATGCGCGGACGGATGAACGACGTGAAATCCTATACGCCACCGTTCAAACTCGGCGCGGCGCTGGACGGCGCGGCGGTCGGCACCGTGATCGCCTCGGAGTCTTCGGACGTCCCGGTCGGCGTGACCGTACTGCACGGCGCGGGCTGGCGCGAGCACGCCGTGCTGCCCGCCGCCCATGTCCGCGTCGTGGACACCTCGATCGCTCCAGCCCGGGCGTACCTCGGCGCGCTCGGCATGGTCGGGCTGACGGCCTACGCGGGCCTGGTCCGGATCGCACCCGTCGAGAAGGGTGACGTCGTGTTCGTTTCCGGCGCGGCCGGGGCGGTCGGCATTCTCGCCGGACGCATCGCGCGGCATCTCAGCGCGGCCCGAGTCATCGGCTCGGCGGGAGGCCCGGACAAGGCACGTCGCCTGGTCGAGGAGTTCGGCTACGACGCGGCGATCGACTACCGGACGGGGGATCTCGCGGAACAGCTCGCGACCGCCGCGCCGGACGGCATCGACGTCTACTTCGACAACGTCGGCGGCGACCACCTTCAAGCCGCCCTCAGCGCGCTGAACACCAACGGACGCGTCGCGCTGTGCGGAGCGATTTCCGTTTACAACGCCGCCGAGCCCGTGCCGGGGCCGGACAACCTGGCCTTGGCGATCGGTAAGCGTCTGAGCCTCCGTGGCTTCATCGTCACCGACCACCAGAACCTCGCCGTCGAGTATGCGCAGCTTGCGGCGGGATGGCTCGCTGACGGCAGCCTCAACTACAGCGAGACCGTCGTCGACGGCATCGACAATGCGGTGGACGCGTTCCTCGGGCTGCTGCGCGGGGCCAACACCGGCAAGATGCTCGTCCGGTTGAACACGTCGGCGGATTAG
- a CDS encoding polyprenyl synthetase family protein, with protein MEALDTKLGDNGTSDAVQILAGTRQLLAPALRHVVDQFPSELGRIVGYHLGTHDRNGTPIDGDSGKAVRPALALLACQAVGGDQARALPAAVAVELVHNASLLHDDIIDGDQTRRGRPAVWRTFGVADAILAGDALFFVAIRTLAESLPLAGQGVMILTSTVQQLIEGEHTDLLMEGRPATTLSESQAMATAKTGSLIAAACALGAIAGGATVEQIARMHSFGLDLGLAFQFIDDIKGIWGDPAVTGKPTSDLASGKKSLPVAYALANTGAARAELAALYQKDTPLTPAEQARAADLVEAAGGRAWANERADHHIRQARLHLEVSATDPAAVARLNTLATMITSSGPHR; from the coding sequence GTGGAAGCGCTGGATACGAAACTCGGTGACAACGGCACCTCGGATGCGGTTCAGATCTTGGCCGGGACGCGGCAGCTCCTCGCCCCCGCGTTGCGGCACGTCGTCGACCAGTTCCCGTCCGAACTGGGGCGCATCGTCGGCTATCACCTCGGGACCCACGACAGGAACGGGACGCCGATCGACGGTGACAGCGGCAAGGCGGTCCGCCCGGCACTGGCCTTGCTGGCGTGCCAGGCGGTGGGCGGAGACCAGGCGCGGGCGCTTCCGGCGGCGGTGGCCGTGGAACTCGTGCACAACGCGTCGCTGCTGCACGACGACATCATCGACGGCGACCAGACCCGCCGAGGGCGTCCCGCCGTCTGGCGGACGTTCGGCGTCGCCGACGCCATCCTGGCCGGCGACGCGTTGTTCTTCGTCGCGATCCGGACTCTCGCCGAGTCACTTCCCCTGGCCGGTCAGGGCGTCATGATCCTCACCAGCACCGTCCAGCAGCTCATCGAGGGCGAGCACACCGACCTGCTCATGGAGGGCCGTCCGGCCACCACACTCAGTGAGTCGCAGGCGATGGCCACCGCGAAGACCGGATCGCTCATCGCTGCGGCCTGCGCGCTCGGCGCCATCGCGGGCGGCGCGACCGTCGAGCAGATCGCCCGAATGCATTCCTTCGGGCTTGACCTCGGCCTGGCCTTCCAGTTCATCGACGACATCAAGGGGATTTGGGGCGACCCCGCGGTGACCGGTAAGCCCACGTCCGACCTGGCGTCCGGAAAGAAGTCGCTCCCGGTCGCCTATGCGCTCGCGAACACCGGCGCCGCGCGCGCCGAACTGGCTGCTCTTTACCAGAAGGACACTCCGCTCACTCCGGCCGAACAAGCACGTGCCGCCGACTTGGTGGAAGCGGCCGGCGGACGCGCCTGGGCCAACGAACGGGCCGACCACCACATCCGTCAGGCCCGCCTCCACTTGGAGGTGTCCGCCACCGATCCGGCCGCCGTCGCACGGCTCAACACCCTGGCGACCATGATCACAAGCTCGGGCCCTCACCGGTAG
- a CDS encoding terpene cyclase/mutase family protein, whose protein sequence is MESFTEEERAERVAGALDRAVGVLLSRQSDDGHWDGGLDNKVSVDAHHLLAHTFLGLPEPPESREIRNWIRSQQTDEGGWPNFVGGPDEPSTSVMAYLALRVGGEQAEAPHMRVAARRIHQLGGPGACRASTRLWLALFGLWPWHDLKMLPPEIMLLPARGPIALDDFADWARHLVVPLAVITALRPARRTGLDLGEICDRPSRSRFRPRPVELYHASVPARIRRRSLLRARRWLLERQQTDGCWNGTHSATVYATIALHLLDGPGDRDAVGRAVTGLGAFVRPRGDGLSRVQFSHGPIWDTANTLLTLRAAGFGNDHPAVDRAHRWLLGQQTSAQGDWSRHRPDLAPGGWSFQIANRTGPDTDDTALVLRALDAGPSSNEQTLQAADRGYRWLAGMAWSDGGWGAFDTDARVRRVLRLPWHDARAVVDPPTADVTAHVIETLAAAGQDYAAPTKDGVRWLLDNQEPDGSWYGQWGCNYIYGTTGALCALTAANVPAGHPAVRQAVEWLHSRQNEDGGWGEDQRSYFYDVWHGRGRSTASQTGWAVHALITTGERGDRVKAGIDWLLRQQDASGAWHEAAYTGTGFPRDAPIRYGSYAQVFATLALAGYRRPAANPGAAQVSAPRQPARDRRLRNGFRIAQPDRKR, encoded by the coding sequence GTGGAATCCTTCACCGAGGAAGAACGGGCGGAGCGGGTCGCCGGCGCGCTGGATCGCGCCGTGGGGGTGCTGTTGTCCCGGCAATCCGACGACGGCCACTGGGACGGCGGCCTCGACAACAAAGTCAGCGTGGACGCTCACCACCTTCTGGCCCACACCTTCCTCGGCCTTCCCGAACCGCCCGAAAGCCGGGAGATCCGCAACTGGATCCGCTCGCAGCAGACCGATGAAGGCGGCTGGCCGAACTTCGTCGGCGGCCCGGACGAACCGTCGACGAGCGTGATGGCCTATCTGGCGTTGCGCGTGGGCGGCGAGCAGGCGGAAGCGCCGCACATGCGCGTTGCCGCCCGGCGCATCCACCAGCTCGGCGGCCCCGGGGCCTGCCGGGCGTCCACGCGGCTCTGGCTCGCGCTGTTCGGCTTGTGGCCGTGGCACGACCTCAAAATGCTCCCGCCAGAGATCATGCTGCTCCCCGCGAGAGGGCCGATCGCCCTCGACGACTTCGCCGACTGGGCGCGTCACCTGGTCGTCCCGCTCGCCGTGATCACGGCGCTGCGCCCGGCCCGGCGCACCGGACTCGACCTCGGCGAAATCTGCGACCGGCCGTCGCGCTCGCGATTCCGGCCCCGGCCGGTTGAGCTCTACCACGCGTCGGTCCCCGCCCGGATCCGCCGCCGTTCCCTGCTGCGCGCCCGCCGCTGGCTGCTGGAGCGTCAGCAGACCGACGGTTGCTGGAACGGCACACACTCGGCCACCGTCTACGCGACGATCGCCCTGCATCTGCTCGACGGGCCGGGCGACCGGGACGCGGTGGGCCGAGCGGTCACCGGCCTCGGCGCCTTCGTGCGACCACGTGGAGACGGCCTCAGCAGAGTGCAGTTCTCGCACGGTCCGATCTGGGACACCGCGAACACTCTGCTGACCCTGCGTGCGGCGGGCTTTGGAAACGATCACCCGGCTGTGGACCGCGCACACCGGTGGCTGCTCGGCCAGCAGACCAGCGCGCAGGGGGACTGGTCCCGGCACCGTCCGGACCTCGCACCCGGCGGCTGGTCGTTCCAGATCGCCAACCGCACCGGTCCCGACACCGACGACACGGCGCTCGTGCTTCGCGCCCTGGACGCGGGGCCGTCGTCGAATGAGCAGACCCTCCAGGCCGCCGACCGCGGATACCGGTGGCTCGCCGGAATGGCCTGGAGCGATGGCGGCTGGGGCGCCTTCGACACCGACGCGAGAGTACGCCGGGTGCTGCGGCTTCCCTGGCATGACGCACGGGCCGTCGTCGACCCGCCGACCGCGGACGTGACGGCCCACGTCATCGAGACGCTCGCTGCAGCAGGTCAGGACTACGCCGCCCCGACGAAAGACGGCGTGCGCTGGCTGCTCGACAACCAAGAACCGGACGGCTCCTGGTACGGACAATGGGGCTGCAACTACATCTACGGCACCACCGGCGCTCTGTGCGCGCTGACGGCGGCGAACGTCCCCGCCGGGCATCCGGCGGTCCGGCAGGCCGTCGAATGGTTGCACTCCCGCCAGAACGAGGACGGCGGATGGGGTGAAGACCAGCGCTCCTACTTCTACGACGTCTGGCACGGCCGGGGACGGTCGACGGCCTCGCAAACCGGCTGGGCGGTCCACGCGCTCATCACGACGGGGGAGCGCGGCGATCGCGTCAAGGCCGGGATCGACTGGCTGCTGCGACAGCAGGACGCCTCCGGCGCCTGGCACGAAGCCGCGTACACGGGGACGGGCTTCCCGCGGGACGCGCCGATCCGGTACGGCTCCTACGCGCAGGTCTTCGCAACTCTGGCGCTGGCCGGCTACCGCCGTCCTGCGGCAAATCCCGGAGCGGCACAGGTGTCGGCACCGCGGCAGCCCGCCAGGGATCGGCGACTGCGCAACGGATTCCGCATAGCCCAGCCGGACAGGAAGAGGTGA